Genomic window (Ureibacillus composti):
ATAAAACAGATCAAATTTACGCGTGTTGGTTGGGCGAAAAAGGGTGCGATTGTAAAAGTAATAAAGGGATTTAACATTCGGATTTTTGATTTCGAACCTAACCATGTATATACGGATTTACTAGAGTTTGCGAATAATAATTCGATCACGATTATTAAAACTAAGGACTATTTAATTTTAGAAAAACGAAAATAACTCAAAATATGGCAAGTAAAAAACAATCAGTGGAGATGAGTAATTCTCCCCACCGACTTTATAGATTTTTTAATGCCTCTCGTTTGCTGAGTGGTTGTAAATCGGATGAGTTGACAAATTCTTCTACGATGGAAGGATTCGTTTTAGCATATTCTCGCAATACCCATCCAATTGCTTTTTGAACAAAAAATTCCTTACTATCCGCTCGAGCAAGGATGTATTGAAACAAACGTTTCTCGTCAGTGCTTTTCTTAAAGAAAAGTTGATATAAAATCGCAGCTCTTTGTAGCCAAATGTTTTCATCCAAAATCCACTGATCTGCGTATTGAGGAATAAGCTTTGGATATGCCTTGAACATATAACCTGCGATATGCGGGGAAAGCACATCTACTGTATCCCACCAAGATTTTTTCACTATTAACGTTGTTAACCAGGACATATCTTCAGCGGAAAGTGTTTTCTTTACAACCTCTAGTAGATCAAGTGCAGCTTTTTGATACTCCCTTTCTGGAAGGTCCCATAACTCAAAAATAACTTGTTGAAGACTTTCTTTTGTTGGAACTCCATATTCCTTAAAATACTGTTTTGTAATCTTTCGGCGAATCGGAGTTCGAATTCCTAAAAAGTCAAACTGATTTCTCATGTAATTTTTCGACCATGCCGCATAATCCGAATCAATATATTGTGAATAAATCTTCATTAACTCTTCAACATATTGTTCATTGTTTAGCTCTGTTTCTTTTTGTTTGTTTAAGTTATTCTTCAAATTCTTTTTCTCCAATTCAAACTTTATTTCATTCAGTTTAATATTAGCTCCTGGTTAGACAATGGAAATTTATTAAATTTAAATAGTACTTCAGTTCAAACGAGCATGATATTTTCCCATAGATTTAGTAAAAAATTCAAAAATATGACACCAAAACCATTCACAATTCGTAAATTAAGTAATAATGATTTGAATTATTAAATCAATCCATATAGAAAAGGTGAAAATACATATGAAAGGTCACGAGAATTTAAATCAGTTTAGAAAGGAAGGGATTATTTGGATTCTACAGAACTTCGGAGGCTAAGGTTAAAACAAGTTGCGATCATAAATGGCTTAATGACAATTATTATTATCTCTTTTTTTATCTTTATTAATAAATTCTCTATTACCTTCTCCCAATTCTTTCTGGTTATTGGAGTAATCGCACTATTTCAAGGTGTTTTTGGTTTAATTAAGGGAGATTCTACAAAATCATTTATTCCTATCTTTGAGAAAATAGCAGTCTATGAGAAACAAAAAATGGGGAAAGAATGGTACAAACAACGAAAAGTAGGGTATATTTGGCAATTATTATTAAGTGTATTAATGTTTTTACAATCCTACTGGAATCGCGATACTAATGATCATATCTTTCAGTTTGATTTTGGATTTATTGGAATCCTACTTATTATTCTTTTAACTATGGTAAATATTAGCATGCTTCTACACTTTAGAAAAGTCGATCGTTCTAATTCACTATCGGACATGAAAGGATATACTTGGAAGTCAAATCTATTTTCTATTGCAGTCGGAATTATTTTTACCTTTGCAATCTTCTTTATTACTATTTTTTATCTAATATCTAATTATTAACTTCCGAATCTCCAAGGTCCAAAAGAGCTCAAAATATTGCTAAAGGGAAAAGTGTCAAGTCTTAGAAATCATATGTACTAGACGCTTTTTATGTTATGTAAAATATGTATGAATTGTTTGAATGTGCAGTTCATTTCTCACATATATTTCATATTATATAGAAAGTATATGTTTATGTTAGAGGAACAGTTGGTTTGTTTATTTCGTCCTTATTATTAATCAGATGAGTGAATCTGATATCTTCAACAAGATTAACAGAGAATTGTAGTAGTTTTAAAATGTGTGTGTTGGGGTTGAAATTACCCCCTTGAAAGTTATAAGGGGAAGGAGAAGGCAAATGAAAAGAGTGGTCCTACTCATTTGCAGCGTTCTTTTGCTTTTGTTTTCTCAAATGCTAATTAGCGAAAGAGAGAAAGAGCATCAAGTAATGAAAACCGAACAAAAAACAATACCTATACAATCACAAGACGTAGAAGTCGAACCATTCTTTGCACTACCTCCGCAATCAGACGTGATCATCCCTCAAAAAATAGAAGAAATACAATTTGATATTGTCGATGTCGAAACGGATTTGCCGCACGATCAATCTTTACATGAAGATGAATCTCCAATCTATTATCTTGCACTGGGTGATTCATTGACAAAAGGTGTGGGGGATGAAGAAAATAAAAAGGGTTATACTAAACGATTGGTGGAGAAAATTGAGCAATGGACATTAGAATCTAAAATCACATTAGACAATCGAGGGAAAAGAGGAAGAAGGAGTGATCAGCTTCTTTCCTTACTGAAAAAGGGACATTACGATATAGAGCTAAAGAATGCTGAGCTTATTTCAATTACAATTGGCGGAAATGATTTAATGAAAATCGTTAAAAAAGATCTCTTTGACTTAAAGAAGGAGACGTTTGATAACGAACTGATTGAATTTAAAGAACGTTATGATGAAATTATTAAAGAAATTCGGTTGCGAAACAAAAATGTTCCGATAATTTTAATTGGGTTGTATAATCCAATAACAAAATTCACAGGAGATATACCAGAACTAGAAGCCATAGTTACAGAATGGAATCAGGCTATTTTTGAAATATCAGAGGAAAATACGAATGCATGCTTTGTCAATGTTCAAGATTTATTTGATGAAAATACAAAAATGGTCTATCATAGTGATTTTTTTCATCCAAATGGCAATGGGTATACACTGATTACGGAACGGATTCTCTCTAAAATGAATGAATGTCACTTAGAAGTGAAGCCTGAGGAGGAGTCATTAAATTCTGAATGATTGGGAGTTAGCCTTTCTTAGTAAGCGCGGCCTACAACTGTTAGCCGCGCAAATTACCCAAAACTTTAGAAGGACAACCTTTAAGGGAGTGGCTTTGCAGTAGAAGGAGCAAAACGCTACAGAATGTGCCATTAGACCATGTCCAAGCGCGTGCACATTCCTTAGCATGCTTTTACCTTACACTATTTAGTTTTATTGTTAGAATATACCTAAATACTGTGATTTATATTTAGAACTATATTATGTTTTTTCTACACGATCTCAATATAGTGTAATACTTATTCGGTAAGAGTGAAAACCTAACAGTGAAAGATCGTTAGTTGTAAAATTAGTATACATAATAAGGAATGTTTAATTATTTTCAGATTAAAGGAGTGATTGCATTGAACATTTGGAAAGTCGCCTTTTTTGTACTTGCAGGAGCACTCATTTC
Coding sequences:
- a CDS encoding GDSL-type esterase/lipase family protein, with the protein product MKRVVLLICSVLLLLFSQMLISEREKEHQVMKTEQKTIPIQSQDVEVEPFFALPPQSDVIIPQKIEEIQFDIVDVETDLPHDQSLHEDESPIYYLALGDSLTKGVGDEENKKGYTKRLVEKIEQWTLESKITLDNRGKRGRRSDQLLSLLKKGHYDIELKNAELISITIGGNDLMKIVKKDLFDLKKETFDNELIEFKERYDEIIKEIRLRNKNVPIILIGLYNPITKFTGDIPELEAIVTEWNQAIFEISEENTNACFVNVQDLFDENTKMVYHSDFFHPNGNGYTLITERILSKMNECHLEVKPEEESLNSE
- a CDS encoding DNA alkylation repair protein; translation: MKNNLNKQKETELNNEQYVEELMKIYSQYIDSDYAAWSKNYMRNQFDFLGIRTPIRRKITKQYFKEYGVPTKESLQQVIFELWDLPEREYQKAALDLLEVVKKTLSAEDMSWLTTLIVKKSWWDTVDVLSPHIAGYMFKAYPKLIPQYADQWILDENIWLQRAAILYQLFFKKSTDEKRLFQYILARADSKEFFVQKAIGWVLREYAKTNPSIVEEFVNSSDLQPLSKREALKNL